The Amycolatopsis viridis genome window below encodes:
- a CDS encoding PQQ-dependent sugar dehydrogenase, which translates to MRRIGAVVLAVLAFAACTPSPAQPRPSTPPTAPVTVAGRGPALKVDVVASGLQHGWDVGFLPDGSMLVTQRPGRLTLVDHGTVSQVAADFSDVWARGEGGLMGLVVHPDFATSRRFTTCQTHQENGRAVDIRLVTWSLSPDERAATKVRDLLTGLPVNDSGRHSGCRPQIAADGALLVGTGDTAQPDVSQDRHSLGGKVLRIDLNTGGPLPGNPFLSSPDPNEQRIYTYGHRNIQGVAVRPGTGQVFTAEHGPAFDDEINLIRPGGNYGWDPSRGGTSGTYDESVPMTDLQRFPDAVQAVWTSGTITEAICGAAFVSGPQWGPLDGRLAVVALKGQKMLMFTLNPAGAVTEVYLPAEFDATYGRLRAVRSGPDGALYVTTSDGTDDKVLRVTPAP; encoded by the coding sequence ATGCGCCGCATCGGGGCCGTTGTGCTCGCCGTCCTGGCCTTCGCGGCCTGCACGCCCTCACCCGCCCAGCCACGGCCGTCCACCCCGCCCACCGCACCCGTCACCGTCGCCGGGCGTGGTCCGGCGCTGAAGGTGGACGTGGTGGCGAGCGGACTGCAGCACGGGTGGGACGTCGGCTTCCTGCCCGACGGCTCGATGCTGGTCACCCAGCGGCCCGGACGGCTCACGCTCGTCGACCACGGCACGGTCAGCCAGGTGGCCGCCGACTTCTCCGACGTGTGGGCGCGCGGCGAGGGCGGCTTGATGGGCTTGGTGGTGCACCCGGACTTCGCCACCAGCCGCCGGTTCACCACCTGTCAGACGCACCAGGAGAACGGACGTGCGGTGGACATCCGGCTGGTCACCTGGTCGCTGTCGCCGGACGAGCGCGCCGCGACGAAGGTCCGTGACCTGCTGACCGGCCTGCCGGTGAACGACAGCGGCCGGCACTCCGGCTGCCGCCCGCAGATCGCCGCGGACGGCGCGCTGCTCGTGGGGACCGGCGACACCGCACAGCCGGACGTGTCGCAGGACCGGCACAGCCTCGGCGGCAAGGTGCTGCGCATCGACCTGAACACCGGCGGGCCGCTGCCCGGGAACCCGTTCCTGTCCTCGCCGGACCCGAACGAGCAACGGATCTACACCTACGGCCACCGCAACATCCAGGGCGTGGCCGTGCGGCCGGGGACCGGGCAGGTCTTCACCGCCGAGCACGGCCCGGCGTTCGACGACGAGATCAACCTGATCCGGCCGGGCGGCAACTACGGCTGGGACCCGTCCCGCGGCGGCACGTCCGGCACCTACGACGAGAGCGTGCCGATGACCGACCTGCAGCGGTTCCCGGACGCCGTCCAGGCGGTGTGGACGTCCGGGACGATCACCGAGGCGATCTGCGGTGCCGCGTTCGTTTCCGGGCCGCAGTGGGGCCCGCTGGACGGCCGGCTCGCCGTCGTCGCGCTCAAGGGCCAGAAGATGCTGATGTTCACGCTGAACCCCGCGGGCGCGGTCACCGAGGTGTACCTGCCCGCGGAGTTCGACGCCACCTACGGCAGGCTGCGGGCGGTGCGCAGCGGGCCGGACGGCGCCCTGTACGTGACGACGTCCGACGGCACCGACGACAAGGTCCTGCGGGTCACACCGGCTCCTTGA
- a CDS encoding response regulator produces the protein MTARVLICDDQELARTGLRMIVDSQADLAVAGEAGDGAAAVEQAVALRPDLVLMDVRMPVLDGVAATGRICARLPGTRVLIITTFDLDEYAYAGLRAGASGFVVKDAPADELLVAIRGVLRGDAMVSPSVTRRLLDRFLDGPVDARPLDVLTDRERDVLALIGRGLTNREIAGRLYIGETTVKTHVGHVLRKLGLRDRVHAVVTAYETGLVRPGG, from the coding sequence GTGACGGCGCGGGTGCTGATCTGCGACGACCAGGAGCTGGCGCGCACCGGGCTGCGGATGATCGTGGACAGCCAGGCGGACCTGGCGGTGGCCGGGGAGGCGGGCGACGGCGCGGCCGCGGTGGAACAGGCCGTGGCGCTGCGGCCGGACCTGGTGCTGATGGACGTGCGGATGCCGGTGCTGGACGGTGTCGCGGCCACCGGGCGGATCTGCGCCCGGCTGCCCGGGACACGTGTCCTGATCATCACGACGTTCGACCTGGACGAGTACGCCTACGCCGGTCTGCGCGCCGGGGCCAGCGGGTTCGTGGTCAAGGACGCCCCGGCGGACGAGCTCCTGGTCGCGATCCGCGGCGTGCTGCGCGGCGACGCGATGGTGTCCCCGTCGGTCACCCGGCGGCTGCTGGACCGGTTCCTGGACGGCCCGGTGGACGCGCGACCGCTGGACGTGCTCACCGACCGGGAGCGGGACGTGCTGGCGCTGATCGGGCGGGGCCTGACCAACCGCGAGATCGCGGGCCGGCTCTACATCGGCGAGACGACGGTGAAGACGCACGTCGGGCACGTCCTGCGCAAGCTGGGCCTGCGCGACCGGGTGCACGCGGTGGTGACCGCCTACGAGACGGGGCTGGTGCGCCCGGGCGGCTGA
- a CDS encoding sensor histidine kinase, with translation MHRLLQWLRGHPWLADLPLYAYFLFPPLVQDRPDWRPVWVQALVLAGMVLPLLWRRRAPGLVAAVVLAAVAVHYAAEVQTYDRGRSEIAMAVVLYTLVVLGRRRAAAVTAAGVVVLDVWWACTWSAGTAISPWTAILGTLPLHITAWALGEFVRARRAVAAESQRRVLAEERSRIARELHDVVAHSVSVMVLQAEGAKLLAHRDPDRAAQALETIGGTGRGALGELRRLLGVLHGTEPHPGIGDLRDLAARSSVGRRPVRLEVRGDGGALPASAALQAYRIVQEGLTNVLKHAPPDAETFVLVEFGDQVRIEVVNSGGTGKPPALPSSGRGLAGVAQRVEMFGGTLHTGPTPDGGYRLAATLRAAS, from the coding sequence GTGCACCGGCTGCTCCAGTGGTTGCGCGGCCACCCGTGGCTGGCCGACCTCCCGCTCTACGCCTATTTTCTGTTCCCGCCCCTGGTGCAGGACCGGCCGGACTGGCGGCCGGTGTGGGTGCAGGCGCTGGTGCTCGCCGGGATGGTGCTGCCGCTGCTGTGGCGGCGCCGCGCCCCGGGGCTGGTCGCGGCGGTGGTGCTGGCCGCGGTCGCGGTGCACTACGCGGCCGAGGTGCAGACCTACGACCGGGGCCGCAGCGAGATCGCGATGGCCGTCGTGCTCTACACGCTGGTGGTGCTGGGCAGGCGGCGGGCGGCGGCGGTCACCGCGGCCGGGGTGGTCGTCCTCGACGTGTGGTGGGCGTGCACCTGGTCGGCGGGCACCGCGATCAGCCCGTGGACCGCGATCCTGGGGACCTTGCCGCTGCACATCACCGCGTGGGCGCTGGGCGAGTTCGTGCGCGCCCGGCGCGCGGTCGCCGCGGAGTCGCAGCGGCGCGTGCTGGCCGAGGAACGGTCGCGGATCGCCCGCGAGCTGCACGACGTCGTGGCGCACAGCGTGAGCGTGATGGTGTTGCAGGCCGAGGGCGCGAAACTGCTGGCGCACCGGGACCCCGACCGCGCGGCGCAGGCGCTGGAGACCATCGGCGGCACCGGGCGCGGTGCGCTCGGTGAGCTGCGGCGGCTGCTCGGGGTGCTGCACGGCACCGAGCCACACCCCGGGATCGGTGACCTGCGCGACCTGGCCGCGCGGTCGAGCGTGGGACGGCGGCCGGTGCGGCTGGAGGTCCGCGGCGACGGCGGTGCGCTGCCGGCGAGCGCGGCGCTGCAGGCCTATCGCATCGTGCAGGAGGGCCTCACGAACGTGCTGAAACACGCGCCGCCCGATGCCGAGACGTTCGTGCTGGTGGAGTTCGGCGACCAGGTGCGCATCGAGGTCGTCAACAGCGGTGGCACCGGGAAGCCACCGGCGCTCCCCTCCTCCGGGCGGGGGCTGGCCGGCGTCGCGCAGCGGGTCGAGATGTTCGGCGGCACCCTCCACACCGGACCGACACCGGACGGCGGCTACCGCCTGGCCGCGACCCTGCGGGCGGCGTCGTGA
- a CDS encoding class I SAM-dependent methyltransferase codes for MSITREFLRNPGCTGAIAASSRRLAAAMVAGVGADRAARVVELGPGTGVFTEALLARLRPGARLTAIEVNPRLAGDLARSHPDIEVITGSAERLAEYVPAADVVVSGLPWALFPRERQERILDQIGEVLAPGGRFATFAYLHAAWLPAARRFEAALARRFGFVGRSRVVWGNLPPAFVHRAAVTS; via the coding sequence ATGTCCATCACCAGGGAATTCCTCCGCAACCCCGGCTGCACCGGCGCGATCGCGGCCAGCTCACGGCGGCTGGCTGCGGCCATGGTCGCGGGCGTCGGTGCCGACCGCGCGGCCCGCGTCGTCGAGCTCGGGCCGGGCACCGGGGTGTTCACCGAAGCCCTGCTCGCCCGGCTGCGCCCTGGCGCGCGGCTGACCGCGATCGAGGTGAACCCGCGACTGGCCGGCGACCTCGCCCGGAGCCACCCGGACATCGAGGTGATCACCGGATCCGCGGAGCGCCTCGCCGAGTACGTGCCGGCCGCGGACGTCGTGGTGTCCGGGCTGCCCTGGGCGCTGTTCCCGCGCGAGCGGCAGGAGCGCATCCTGGACCAGATCGGCGAAGTGCTGGCGCCCGGCGGGCGGTTCGCCACGTTCGCCTACCTGCACGCAGCCTGGCTGCCCGCCGCCCGGCGGTTCGAGGCCGCGCTGGCCCGGCGGTTCGGGTTCGTCGGCCGCAGCCGGGTGGTGTGGGGCAACCTGCCACCCGCCTTCGTGCACCGCGCGGCCGTGACGTCGTGA
- the mfd gene encoding transcription-repair coupling factor, with translation MTDPQLSGLLTAVLPDPALRAVIERAGAPQLELEGATATRQLVVAALAADAGAGRPVLAVTATGREAEELTAALASLIGEDAVAAFPSWETLPHERLSPRADTVGRRLDVLHRLRTDHAPRVVVATVRSLIQPMAPGLGSLAPVELTVGEEEEFEGLLDRLVELAYTRVDMVEKRGEFAVRGGILDIFPPTADHPYRIEFWGDEVSEVRAFAVADQRSLPGELSSVYAPPCRELLLTPDVKARAGELAETYAADAQLAEMLTKLAGGIPVEGMEALIPVLCEGELELLTDAMPEGTHVVLADPEKIRARAADLVRTGQEFLEASWMSAAGGGQAPIDLGASAYRNLEEVAKHAGETGRAWWTLSQLTSEDADVLHVGIDASPGYRGDLDRAVRDLHAHLAAGGTAVLVVAGHGTATRAVEQLSTAGVSAAHAADGLREQLRPGIVTVACGGLAEGFVAPELRLVVLTEADLTGRGATAGSATRDLGAKMPSRRRNAVDPLALKPGDYVVHDQHGIGRFVEMVQRTVGGATREYLVLEYASSKRGHPGDRLYVPSDQLDEVSRYVGGELPTLNKLGGSDWKNTKAKARKAVKEIAAELVQLYAARQASPGHPFGPDTPWQRELEDAFPFTETNDQLAAIDEVKADMERGVPMDRVICGDVGYGKTEIAVRAAFKAVQDGKQVAVLVPTTLLAQQHLNTFSQRMASFPVKIKGLSRFTDKTESDATLAGLADGTVDIVIGTHRLLQTGIRYKDLGLVIVDEEQRFGVEHKEHIKALRTHVDVLTMSATPIPRTLEMSLAGIREMSTILTPPEDRHPILTYVGAYDDKQVAAAIRRELLRDGQVFYVHNRVSSIEKAARRIRELVPEARVVTAHGQMNEEKLEKIIQGFWEREYDVLVCTTIVETGLDISNANTLIVERGDLLGLAQLHQLRGRVGRGRERGYAYFLYPPESPLTETAHDRLATIAQNTELGAGMAVAMKDLEIRGAGNILGAEQSGHIAGVGFDLYVRLVGEAVDVFRRSAGDAPAEEEELREVRVDLPVDAHIPHDYVPGERLRLEAYRKIAAAVDDDELRAVEEELIDRYGQPPAPVQRLLAVARFRHVCRSVGVTEVSAQGNNIRFAPLELMDSQMVRLKRLYPKATYKAAMRTVSVPKPTEGPAGGRMGAPQLRDDALLDWCTKLLVNLTKKPAPVG, from the coding sequence GTGACCGACCCGCAGCTCTCCGGCCTGCTCACCGCCGTCCTGCCCGATCCCGCCCTGCGCGCGGTGATCGAGCGCGCCGGTGCACCCCAGCTGGAACTGGAGGGTGCCACCGCCACCCGTCAGCTGGTGGTCGCCGCGCTGGCCGCCGACGCCGGGGCGGGCCGCCCGGTGCTGGCCGTCACCGCCACCGGCCGTGAGGCCGAGGAGCTGACGGCCGCGCTGGCGAGTCTGATCGGCGAGGACGCGGTGGCCGCCTTCCCGTCCTGGGAGACGCTGCCGCACGAGCGCCTCTCACCGCGGGCGGACACCGTGGGCCGCCGGCTGGACGTGCTGCACCGCCTGCGCACCGACCACGCGCCGCGCGTGGTGGTGGCCACGGTGCGCAGCCTGATCCAGCCGATGGCGCCGGGCCTGGGCAGTCTCGCGCCGGTGGAGCTGACGGTCGGCGAGGAGGAGGAGTTCGAGGGCCTGCTGGACCGGCTCGTCGAGCTGGCCTACACCCGCGTCGACATGGTCGAGAAGCGCGGCGAGTTCGCGGTGCGCGGCGGCATCCTGGACATCTTCCCGCCGACCGCCGACCACCCGTACCGCATCGAGTTCTGGGGCGACGAGGTCAGCGAGGTCCGTGCGTTCGCGGTGGCGGACCAGCGATCCCTGCCCGGCGAACTGTCCTCCGTGTACGCTCCGCCGTGCCGCGAGCTGCTGCTCACCCCGGACGTGAAGGCCCGCGCCGGCGAGCTCGCCGAGACCTACGCGGCCGACGCGCAGCTGGCGGAGATGCTGACCAAACTGGCCGGCGGCATCCCGGTCGAGGGCATGGAGGCCCTCATCCCGGTGTTGTGCGAGGGCGAGCTGGAGCTGCTCACCGACGCGATGCCCGAGGGCACCCACGTCGTGCTGGCCGACCCGGAGAAGATCCGCGCCCGCGCCGCCGACCTGGTGCGCACCGGGCAGGAGTTCCTCGAGGCGTCCTGGATGTCCGCGGCCGGTGGTGGCCAGGCGCCGATCGACCTGGGCGCCTCGGCCTACCGCAACCTGGAAGAGGTCGCCAAGCACGCCGGCGAGACCGGCCGGGCGTGGTGGACGCTGTCGCAGCTGACCAGCGAGGACGCCGACGTGCTGCACGTCGGCATCGACGCCTCGCCCGGCTACCGCGGCGACCTGGATCGCGCGGTGCGGGACCTGCACGCCCACCTGGCCGCGGGCGGCACCGCGGTGCTGGTGGTGGCCGGGCACGGCACCGCGACGCGCGCGGTCGAGCAGCTGTCCACGGCCGGGGTGTCGGCCGCGCACGCCGCGGACGGGCTGCGCGAGCAGCTGCGGCCCGGGATCGTCACGGTCGCCTGCGGTGGTCTCGCCGAAGGGTTCGTGGCCCCCGAGCTGCGGCTGGTCGTCCTCACCGAGGCCGACCTGACCGGCCGGGGCGCCACCGCCGGGTCGGCGACCCGCGACCTGGGCGCGAAGATGCCGTCGCGCCGCCGCAACGCCGTCGACCCGCTGGCGCTCAAGCCGGGTGACTACGTGGTGCACGACCAGCACGGCATCGGCCGGTTCGTGGAGATGGTGCAGCGCACCGTCGGTGGTGCCACCCGCGAGTACCTGGTGCTGGAGTACGCGTCGTCCAAGCGCGGTCACCCCGGCGACCGGCTGTACGTGCCGAGCGATCAGCTCGACGAGGTGTCCCGCTACGTCGGCGGCGAGCTGCCGACGTTGAACAAGCTGGGCGGGTCGGACTGGAAGAACACCAAGGCCAAGGCCCGCAAGGCGGTCAAGGAGATCGCCGCCGAGCTGGTGCAGCTCTACGCCGCGCGCCAGGCGTCGCCGGGTCACCCGTTCGGCCCGGACACGCCGTGGCAGCGGGAGCTGGAGGACGCGTTCCCGTTCACCGAGACCAACGATCAGCTCGCCGCGATCGACGAGGTCAAGGCGGACATGGAGCGGGGCGTCCCGATGGACCGCGTGATCTGCGGCGACGTCGGGTACGGCAAGACCGAGATCGCGGTGCGCGCCGCGTTCAAGGCGGTGCAGGACGGCAAGCAGGTGGCGGTGCTGGTGCCCACCACGCTGCTGGCCCAGCAGCACCTCAACACGTTCAGCCAGCGCATGGCCTCGTTCCCGGTGAAGATCAAGGGCTTGTCCCGGTTCACCGACAAGACCGAGTCGGACGCGACCCTGGCGGGCCTGGCCGACGGCACGGTGGACATCGTGATCGGCACGCACCGGCTGTTGCAGACCGGTATCCGCTACAAGGACCTCGGCCTGGTCATCGTCGACGAGGAGCAGCGGTTCGGTGTCGAGCACAAGGAGCACATCAAGGCGCTGCGCACGCACGTCGACGTGCTGACCATGTCGGCCACGCCGATCCCGCGGACGTTGGAGATGTCGCTGGCCGGGATCCGGGAGATGTCCACGATCCTGACCCCGCCGGAGGACCGGCACCCGATCCTGACCTACGTGGGCGCCTACGACGACAAGCAGGTCGCCGCGGCCATCCGGCGGGAGCTGCTGCGCGACGGCCAGGTGTTCTACGTGCACAACCGGGTGTCCTCGATCGAGAAGGCGGCGCGCCGCATCCGTGAGCTGGTGCCCGAGGCGCGGGTGGTCACCGCGCACGGCCAGATGAACGAGGAGAAGCTCGAGAAGATCATCCAGGGCTTCTGGGAGCGCGAGTACGACGTGCTGGTCTGCACCACGATCGTGGAGACCGGCCTGGACATCTCCAACGCCAACACGTTGATCGTCGAGCGCGGTGACCTGCTCGGCCTGGCGCAACTGCACCAGTTGCGCGGCCGGGTCGGGCGCGGGCGGGAGCGTGGCTACGCGTATTTCCTGTACCCGCCGGAGAGTCCGCTCACCGAGACCGCGCACGACCGGCTGGCGACCATCGCGCAGAACACCGAGCTGGGTGCGGGCATGGCGGTGGCGATGAAGGACCTGGAGATCCGCGGCGCCGGCAACATCCTCGGCGCCGAGCAGTCGGGGCACATCGCCGGTGTCGGGTTCGACCTGTACGTGCGGCTGGTCGGTGAGGCGGTGGACGTGTTCCGTCGCAGCGCTGGGGACGCGCCCGCCGAGGAGGAGGAGCTCCGCGAGGTACGGGTGGACCTGCCGGTCGACGCGCACATCCCGCACGACTACGTGCCGGGCGAGCGGCTGCGCCTGGAGGCGTACCGCAAGATCGCGGCGGCGGTGGACGACGACGAGCTGCGCGCGGTCGAGGAGGAGCTCATCGACCGCTACGGCCAGCCGCCCGCACCGGTGCAGCGGCTGCTCGCGGTCGCGCGGTTCCGGCACGTGTGCCGCTCGGTGGGTGTCACCGAGGTTTCCGCGCAGGGCAACAACATCCGCTTCGCGCCCCTGGAGCTGATGGACTCGCAGATGGTGCGGCTCAAGCGCCTGTACCCGAAGGCCACCTACAAGGCCGCGATGCGGACGGTGTCGGTGCCGAAGCCGACCGAGGGTCCGGCCGGCGGCCGGATGGGCGCGCCGCAGCTGCGCGATGATGCGCTGCTGGATTGGTGCACCAAGCTCCTGGTCAACCTGACCAAGAAACCCGCCCCAGTCGGTTAA
- a CDS encoding GNAT family N-acetyltransferase, protein MVSRNDEKHRYEIHVGGKLGGFAEYRERGDDVIFTHTEVDDAFSGQGLGSRLAAGAIDDAVQRGRTIVPLCPFIGAYLRKHPEHDASVRWPD, encoded by the coding sequence GTGGTCAGCCGCAACGACGAGAAGCACCGCTACGAGATCCACGTCGGTGGAAAGCTCGGCGGGTTCGCCGAGTACCGCGAGCGTGGTGACGACGTGATCTTCACGCACACCGAGGTCGACGACGCGTTTTCCGGGCAGGGCCTGGGTTCGCGCCTGGCGGCGGGAGCGATCGACGACGCCGTGCAGCGCGGCCGGACGATCGTGCCGCTGTGCCCGTTCATCGGGGCCTACCTGCGCAAGCACCCGGAGCACGACGCCAGCGTCCGGTGGCCGGACTGA
- a CDS encoding MazG family protein, translating to MTVVLLPYPDAGIPPAAVPFLRSAQAVYASGIDGGLADLLGAKPAPDDLTAEPGPIVLIAADETDPAVVALVRAGSRVIAQPAGSGLVEAAQVMDRLRSPGGCPWDAEQTHDSLRQYLVEETYELLDAIEERDRAALREELGDVLLQVLFHARVAAEDTGDPFDIDAVASGLVAKLVGRHPHVFTDAERVHTAAHQQVRWEELKQAEKQRESSVDGVALGQPAVALAGKLGQRTGRAGVPADLFPGGDSPAEQVFRLAAQARRDGVDPEGELRAVAKRFAADVRAAERSARAAGLDPAAMDAGAWRAHWPQPNSDSPQ from the coding sequence GTGACGGTCGTGCTCCTGCCGTACCCGGACGCCGGGATCCCGCCGGCCGCCGTGCCGTTCCTGCGCAGCGCCCAGGCGGTCTACGCGTCGGGCATCGACGGCGGGCTGGCCGATCTGCTGGGCGCGAAGCCCGCGCCGGACGACCTGACCGCGGAGCCTGGGCCGATCGTGCTGATCGCGGCGGACGAGACCGATCCCGCGGTGGTCGCGCTGGTGCGCGCCGGGTCGCGGGTGATCGCGCAGCCCGCCGGGTCGGGCCTGGTCGAAGCGGCGCAGGTGATGGACCGGCTGCGCTCGCCGGGCGGCTGCCCGTGGGACGCCGAGCAGACCCACGACTCGCTGCGGCAGTACCTCGTCGAGGAGACCTACGAACTGCTGGACGCGATCGAGGAGCGTGACCGCGCCGCGCTGCGCGAGGAGCTGGGCGACGTTCTGCTCCAGGTGCTCTTCCACGCCCGCGTCGCGGCGGAGGACACCGGCGACCCGTTCGACATCGACGCGGTGGCGTCCGGGCTGGTGGCGAAGCTCGTCGGGCGGCACCCGCACGTGTTCACCGACGCCGAGCGCGTGCACACCGCCGCGCACCAGCAGGTGCGCTGGGAAGAGCTCAAGCAGGCCGAGAAACAGCGCGAGTCCAGTGTGGACGGTGTGGCGCTGGGGCAGCCGGCGGTGGCGCTGGCCGGGAAGCTCGGGCAGCGCACCGGCCGGGCCGGGGTGCCCGCGGACCTGTTCCCCGGCGGCGACTCGCCCGCCGAGCAGGTGTTCCGGCTGGCCGCGCAGGCGCGCCGGGACGGGGTCGACCCCGAGGGTGAGCTGCGCGCGGTGGCGAAGCGGTTCGCGGCGGACGTGCGGGCGGCGGAGCGGTCGGCCCGTGCCGCCGGTCTCGATCCGGCGGCGATGGACGCCGGCGCGTGGCGGGCTCACTGGCCTCAGCCGAACAGCGACTCGCCCCAGTAG
- the efeB gene encoding iron uptake transporter deferrochelatase/peroxidase subunit, with protein MTQVSRRRLLGFAGAGVALAGAGAAAGAGLDHALSGPEAHAAPDLVPFHGVHQAGIVTPTQEHLHFAALDVTTKDRAKLVSLLRKWTDAARRMTGGQEVVPNGAVGGSAAAPPGDTGEALDLPAASLTLTIGFGPSLFDDRFGLADRRPPALADLPAFPKDNLDPARSGGDLCIQACANDPQVAVHAVRNLVRLGFGTTEVRWSQLGFGRSASTSRSQVTPRNLFGFKDGTNNLKAEDTDALAQHVWVAPGDGPDWMAGGSYLVTRRIRMHIETWDRSPLREQEQIVGRTKGTGAPLGQSAEFDPVDLHVGGANGEPLVPADAHIRLASAENLNGVRILRRGYNFVDGSDGVGHLEAGLFFICFNRDPRTQFVPMQKVLSAKDAMMEYLEHTGSALFAVPPGVTETGYWGESLFG; from the coding sequence ATGACCCAGGTGTCCCGCCGTCGTCTGCTGGGGTTCGCGGGTGCCGGCGTCGCCCTCGCCGGCGCCGGCGCGGCGGCCGGCGCCGGGCTGGACCACGCACTGTCCGGTCCCGAGGCGCACGCCGCCCCGGACCTCGTGCCGTTCCACGGCGTGCACCAGGCCGGCATCGTCACGCCCACCCAGGAACACCTGCACTTCGCGGCGCTCGACGTGACGACGAAGGACCGGGCGAAGCTGGTGTCGTTGCTGCGCAAGTGGACCGACGCAGCCCGCCGGATGACTGGCGGCCAGGAGGTCGTGCCGAACGGTGCGGTCGGCGGTTCGGCCGCGGCCCCGCCCGGGGACACCGGTGAGGCCCTGGACCTGCCCGCCGCGTCGCTGACGCTGACGATCGGGTTCGGGCCGTCGTTGTTCGACGACCGGTTCGGGCTCGCGGACCGGCGCCCGCCGGCGCTGGCCGACCTGCCGGCGTTCCCGAAGGACAACCTGGACCCCGCCCGCAGCGGCGGTGACCTGTGCATCCAGGCGTGCGCCAACGACCCCCAGGTGGCCGTGCACGCGGTGCGCAACCTGGTGCGGCTCGGCTTCGGCACCACCGAGGTGCGCTGGTCGCAGCTCGGGTTCGGGCGCAGCGCGTCGACCTCGCGCTCACAGGTGACCCCGCGGAACCTGTTCGGTTTCAAGGACGGCACCAACAACCTCAAGGCCGAGGACACCGACGCACTCGCGCAGCACGTGTGGGTCGCGCCGGGCGACGGCCCGGACTGGATGGCCGGCGGCAGCTACCTGGTCACCCGCCGCATCCGGATGCACATCGAGACGTGGGACCGCTCGCCGCTGCGTGAGCAGGAACAGATCGTCGGCCGGACGAAGGGCACCGGCGCACCGCTGGGCCAGTCGGCCGAGTTCGACCCGGTCGACCTGCACGTCGGCGGCGCGAACGGCGAACCGCTGGTCCCGGCCGACGCCCACATCCGGCTGGCGTCCGCGGAGAACCTGAACGGTGTCCGGATCCTGCGGCGTGGCTACAACTTCGTGGACGGGTCCGACGGGGTCGGGCACCTCGAGGCGGGGTTGTTCTTCATCTGCTTCAACCGCGATCCGCGCACCCAGTTCGTGCCGATGCAGAAGGTGCTCTCGGCCAAGGACGCGATGATGGAGTACCTGGAGCACACCGGCTCGGCCCTGTTCGCGGTGCCGCCGGGCGTGACCGAGACCGGCTACTGGGGCGAGTCGCTGTTCGGCTGA
- the efeO gene encoding iron uptake system protein EfeO has protein sequence MTLRKTPLVVAGSAALLALSACSGGDQKAAAGGPITVEATDTACTVSATTANAGNLSFEVTNKGTKVTEFYLYAQGDRIMGEVENIAPGLTRKLTIEVPDAGTYQTACKPGMSGDGIRGAFTVTGGAGRKTDTNTQLADATKSYATYVASQSDALLTETQKFADAVKSGNVADAKARYAPTRTYYERIEPVAEKFGELDPAIDVREADLEEGQQFTGFHRLEKDLWVTGLQPDSGQIADKLVTDVTTLVNQAKTIQLSALDLANGAKGLLDEVATGKITGEEETFSHTDLWDFQANLDGSKAAIQSLRPVLQERDPQLVSEVDIQVKNVQTLLDKQRSGDGFKYYTELTQDQIREFASAVDALGEPLSKVAEVVAQ, from the coding sequence GTGACCTTGCGCAAGACCCCCCTCGTTGTCGCGGGATCGGCCGCGCTGCTCGCCCTGTCCGCCTGCTCCGGCGGTGACCAGAAGGCAGCGGCGGGCGGCCCGATCACCGTCGAGGCCACCGACACCGCGTGCACGGTGTCGGCGACCACCGCGAACGCCGGGAACCTGTCGTTCGAGGTGACGAACAAGGGCACCAAGGTCACCGAGTTCTACCTCTACGCCCAGGGTGACCGGATCATGGGCGAGGTCGAGAACATCGCCCCCGGCCTGACCCGCAAGCTGACCATCGAGGTGCCCGACGCCGGGACCTACCAGACCGCGTGCAAGCCCGGCATGAGCGGCGACGGCATCCGCGGCGCGTTCACCGTCACCGGCGGTGCCGGCCGGAAGACCGACACGAACACGCAGCTCGCCGACGCGACGAAGAGCTACGCGACGTACGTGGCCAGCCAGAGCGACGCGCTGCTGACCGAGACGCAGAAGTTCGCCGACGCGGTCAAGTCCGGCAACGTCGCCGACGCCAAGGCCCGCTACGCGCCCACCCGCACCTACTACGAGCGCATCGAACCGGTCGCGGAGAAGTTCGGCGAGCTGGACCCGGCCATCGACGTCCGCGAGGCCGACCTGGAGGAGGGTCAGCAGTTCACCGGTTTCCACCGGCTGGAGAAGGACCTGTGGGTCACCGGCCTGCAGCCCGACAGCGGGCAGATCGCCGACAAGCTGGTCACCGACGTGACCACCCTGGTGAACCAGGCGAAGACGATCCAGCTGTCCGCACTCGACCTGGCCAACGGCGCCAAGGGCCTGCTCGACGAGGTCGCCACCGGCAAGATCACCGGCGAGGAGGAAACCTTCTCGCACACCGACCTGTGGGACTTCCAGGCGAACCTGGACGGCTCGAAGGCTGCCATCCAGTCGCTGCGCCCGGTGCTGCAGGAACGGGACCCGCAGCTGGTGTCCGAAGTGGACATCCAGGTCAAGAACGTGCAGACGCTGCTGGACAAGCAGCGCTCCGGTGACGGGTTCAAGTACTACACCGAGCTCACCCAGGACCAGATCCGGGAATTCGCCTCCGCGGTGGACGCGCTGGGCGAGCCGCTGAGCAAGGTCGCGGAGGTCGTCGCGCAATGA